The Cytobacillus sp. NJ13 sequence CAATATTGAAAACTTTTTCGAGTTGCTTTCCGGATGCTAAAGAAGATCCTCCGAACTTCACGACTTTCATCCTGACATCTCCTAATCTCTGAAAATTTAATCTTTATTTTACTCTTATCCGAAAAGAAATCAAGAGAAAATTCTATCCTGAAAATACAGTTGTTCACCATAAAAATACACAAAGATATATAAATATATTAAATATGATCAATTTGTGTAATTATATCGCTTTATAATATTATTTCAGTAAAATAAAAGAAAACGCTTACAATATTTAGTTTATTTTATGCCGGCCTGCCGGATTACCCAAAGCAAAAAAACTATTAATATTATGGTTTTCCCCTTTCCAAAACGGGGTATATGTTAAGGATATTTATATAAAGAATTAAATCGTAAAAACACGGGAAGGGAAAAAGTCTATGGGAATCCTAGTTGTGGACGATAATCAAGCCAATTTGTTTGTTATTCAGCATATATTAAAACGCGCCGGGTATAAAGACCATTTAACGTTTTCTTCTGCAAAGGATATGTTTCAGCATCTTCAGGGATATTCACCTTTCTCAGCTGATATAAAAGCAGACATTATCTTAATGGATATTATGATGCCGGAGATGGATGGAATTGAAGCATGCCGGCGGCTTCAGCAGATTCCGCATTTAAAGGATATACCGGTGATTTTTGTAACTGCACTGGAAGATTCAAATAAAGTAGCAGAAGCTCTTGATGCGGGCGGAACTGATTATGTTATGAAGCCCATAAATAAAACGGAACTGCTCGCCCGGATTCGTGCTGCTTTAAGGCTTAAATATGAAAAGGACTGGCATAAGGAGCAGGAAAATAAAATCAAGAATGAATTGGATTTATCCATGCAGGTTCAGACCAGCATGCTGAGCGAGCCCATTTATCATGAACATACACTGTTAAAAGCGTCCTACCTGCCAGCCAACAAGCTTGCAGGGGATATGTATTACTGGCACCAAATAGATGAACACCGCTTTGCAGCCATTCAGCTGGACATGATGGGCCACGGAATTTCAGCATCACTTGTATGCATGTTTATCTCTTCTGTTCTAAGGGATGCCATCAGAACATGCAGCGACCCTGAATACGTCATGAAGGAACTAAACCGGTGGATGAACTCCCTTAATCAGCGCAATCAGCGAATTCCATATTATTTTACAGCCATTTATCTCGTCCTTAATAAAAAAGACAAAACCGTCGAATATGTAAATGCTGGACATCCAGCCGGATATGCACTCACAGATAAAAAGGAAATGGTCAGCTTATCCAGCAATATGTGTGCAGTAGGCTTTTTTGAAGATATTACGATACAAAAAGAAACAATCCCCTATATAGACTCCATCCAGCTGCTCTTGTTTACGGACGGAGTGGAAGAAGCAGTAGAGCAGAATAATCTTAACCCTTGTGAATATCTTCAGCGCTTCGCATCCTTCCATTGGAATGCTGCCAGAACAGCAGAACCAATTGATATGATTCTGACTAAACTGCAGCAGGCAAGCGCTGATGATGATATGTGTGTTGTTCTGGTTCAGGCAGATTAGGGTGTATACATAATATTTTTGCAAAAAAACAGAGTGCAGTCCCTCAAATAGGGTCCGCACTCTGTTTTTCTTATGCTCGAGCGGTTTTCCTGAAAATCTTTTCCTGCAGGTTGATTTCTTCAAATACAGGCACTTCCATCCTCAGCGCTTCCTTGCTTCCAATTCCCAGAAACCCTCCCATGCTGAGGCTTTCATTAAAAAGATTAAAAACATGGCTTTGCAGATCAGGATTAAAATAAATCATGACATTGCGGCATATAATCACATGAAATTCATTAAAAGAACCATCGGTCACCAGATTATGCTGTGCAAAAACCATTCGATCAAGCAGGGATGAATTCAAATAAGCTGCTTCACAATCGGTTGTGTAGTATTCGGAGAATGATTTTTTTCCGCCTGCCATAATGTAATTCTTTGTATAGAGCTGCATTTTTTGCAGAGGGATCATTCCGCTCTCTGCCTTTTCCAGCACTTTTTCATTGATGTCTGTGGCATAAATTTTAGTTCGTTCTCCCAGACCTTCTTCTTCCATCAAAATAGACATGGAATAGGCTTCCTCTCCAGTCGAACACCCTGCATGCCAAATTCTGATCTCAGGCAATTCTCTAAGCATCGGAACAGCCTCATTACGAAAAGCTTTAAAAAACGAAGGGTCCCGGAACATTTCTGTAACATTGATTGAAAAATCGCTCAGAACCTTTTGCAGATACCCCTCTTCATGTATTACCTTCTCCGTGAGACTTGTAATATTGGGCAGCCGATCCCTGCTAAGGCGATTTTGGATCCTCCTCGCAATAGAAGAGCGCATATATTGCCGGAAATCATACCCGGATAAACCGTAAATAGCCTTTAAAAGCAAATCTATCTCTAATTCTTCCTTTTTCAATTCTATTCATTCCTCAACTTTCGAGAATAAAATTATGATGACAGTGTCCTATGTCAGGACTGGTGCCCCCTAGTTCCATCTATGAAAGCCACACCCTCATAACGGACAGCAGCTGGTCCAGTTTTAATGGCTTGCTGATATAATCTGTTGCACCAGCTTCCATGCACTTTTCCCTATCGCCTTTCATTGCC is a genomic window containing:
- a CDS encoding fused response regulator/phosphatase, which codes for MGILVVDDNQANLFVIQHILKRAGYKDHLTFSSAKDMFQHLQGYSPFSADIKADIILMDIMMPEMDGIEACRRLQQIPHLKDIPVIFVTALEDSNKVAEALDAGGTDYVMKPINKTELLARIRAALRLKYEKDWHKEQENKIKNELDLSMQVQTSMLSEPIYHEHTLLKASYLPANKLAGDMYYWHQIDEHRFAAIQLDMMGHGISASLVCMFISSVLRDAIRTCSDPEYVMKELNRWMNSLNQRNQRIPYYFTAIYLVLNKKDKTVEYVNAGHPAGYALTDKKEMVSLSSNMCAVGFFEDITIQKETIPYIDSIQLLLFTDGVEEAVEQNNLNPCEYLQRFASFHWNAARTAEPIDMILTKLQQASADDDMCVVLVQAD
- a CDS encoding protein-glutamate O-methyltransferase CheR, translated to MKKEELEIDLLLKAIYGLSGYDFRQYMRSSIARRIQNRLSRDRLPNITSLTEKVIHEEGYLQKVLSDFSINVTEMFRDPSFFKAFRNEAVPMLRELPEIRIWHAGCSTGEEAYSMSILMEEEGLGERTKIYATDINEKVLEKAESGMIPLQKMQLYTKNYIMAGGKKSFSEYYTTDCEAAYLNSSLLDRMVFAQHNLVTDGSFNEFHVIICRNVMIYFNPDLQSHVFNLFNESLSMGGFLGIGSKEALRMEVPVFEEINLQEKIFRKTARA